One part of the Candidatus Tumulicola sp. genome encodes these proteins:
- a CDS encoding inositol monophosphatase family protein produces the protein MEFARVLAVAEHAARGAGELLRSKLGTHIAVRSKGLRSNLVTEADTESEAIIRNVIAQTFPDDRILGEEAGESGSPSRGRWIVDPLDGTTNYAHAYPLFGVSIAYEYDGELRAGVVYNPVSGEMFRALRGGGAECNGRPIRVSDEDDLKDALLVTGFPPQRDNEVSSNLAPFAEFMRRSQAIRRDGSAALDLCFVACGRFDGFWEADLQAWDVAAGTVILTEAGGVATDYRGGPSALDARQIVASNGKIHRSMLEVLAPRA, from the coding sequence ATGGAGTTCGCTCGAGTGCTCGCCGTGGCCGAGCACGCCGCGCGCGGCGCCGGCGAGCTGCTGCGTTCGAAGCTGGGCACGCACATCGCCGTACGTTCTAAAGGGCTGCGCAGCAATCTCGTCACCGAAGCCGACACGGAGAGCGAGGCCATCATTCGGAACGTCATCGCTCAGACGTTTCCGGACGACCGCATCTTAGGAGAAGAAGCAGGCGAAAGCGGCAGCCCATCGCGCGGCCGGTGGATCGTCGATCCCCTCGACGGCACCACGAACTACGCGCACGCATATCCGCTCTTCGGCGTTTCGATCGCATACGAGTACGATGGCGAACTGCGCGCCGGCGTCGTGTACAATCCGGTTTCGGGCGAGATGTTCCGCGCGCTGCGCGGCGGCGGGGCGGAGTGCAACGGCCGTCCGATCCGCGTTTCGGACGAAGACGATCTCAAAGACGCTCTGCTGGTGACTGGATTTCCGCCGCAGCGCGACAACGAAGTGTCTTCGAACCTCGCCCCCTTCGCGGAGTTCATGCGCCGCAGCCAAGCGATCCGCCGGGATGGCTCAGCCGCGCTGGATCTATGCTTCGTCGCTTGCGGGCGCTTCGATGGGTTTTGGGAAGCCGACTTGCAGGCGTGGGATGTGGCGGCAGGCACCGTGATCCTCACGGAAGCCGGCGGCGTGGCCACCGACTATCGGGGCGGTCCGTCCGCGCTCGACGCGCGCCAGATCGTGGCGAGCAACGGAAAGATCCATCGGTCGATGCTCGAGGTGCTCGCACCGCGTGCGTGA
- the yqeC gene encoding selenium cofactor biosynthesis protein YqeC: MRECASWREAFDLGSSEHIALVGGGGKTTTLWSLARELSTTAPTIVTSTTKAGARPPDVAFVAYGKAVPDHTLKEAVGSALQHARLVAVGSGAREGRLEGIAPEIADELFFRCGASYVINEADGARMKPFKAPAAHEPVLASTTTLMIVVVGLDAVGAIIDDEHLHRAERIAELTGAAPGAPMEVEHIATIVRAYESKCKDVDESARFAVLVNKVDAGPEVPALKRLGQALAHVELGALVAASQLGDRTMRWRLR; encoded by the coding sequence GTGCGTGAATGCGCGAGCTGGCGCGAGGCATTCGATCTCGGGTCGAGCGAGCACATCGCGCTGGTCGGCGGCGGCGGCAAGACCACGACCTTGTGGTCGCTCGCGCGCGAGCTTTCTACGACAGCGCCCACCATCGTGACCTCGACGACGAAAGCGGGAGCTCGTCCGCCGGATGTGGCGTTCGTGGCCTACGGCAAAGCCGTGCCGGACCACACGCTCAAAGAGGCCGTCGGTTCCGCTTTGCAGCACGCGCGACTGGTGGCGGTCGGGAGCGGAGCACGCGAGGGGCGGCTGGAAGGCATCGCACCGGAGATCGCCGACGAGCTCTTTTTCCGTTGCGGCGCGAGCTACGTGATCAACGAGGCCGACGGCGCGCGCATGAAGCCGTTCAAAGCCCCGGCAGCGCACGAACCGGTCCTCGCTTCCACGACCACGCTCATGATCGTCGTCGTCGGGCTCGACGCGGTCGGCGCGATCATCGATGACGAGCATCTGCACCGGGCGGAGCGCATCGCCGAGTTGACCGGCGCCGCGCCTGGCGCGCCTATGGAGGTCGAGCACATCGCGACCATCGTGCGGGCCTACGAGTCGAAATGCAAAGACGTTGACGAGAGCGCGCGTTTCGCCGTCCTCGTGAACAAAGTCGACGCCGGTCCTGAAGTTCCGGCATTGAAGCGTCTTGGCCAAGCGTTAGCGCACGTCGAGCTCGGCGCGCTGGTCGCAGCCTCGCAACTCGGCGACAGGACGATGCGATGGCGCTTGCGCTGA
- a CDS encoding nucleotidyltransferase family protein, which yields MALALIPRVGCVVLAAGASTRFDGKHSKLLANVRGIPLAQHAIDAACASRALTCTLVLGAHSGVVREGLETRRCAVVENRRWSDGIASSIRCGLRLHAADEACVILVADQPFVSPRDVDALIAAHIARPSAIVALRAGRVWGTPALFVHRDFAKLRALRGDRGAKAYIKTQSARLVLVEALDARAFTDIDRKSDLAAITRM from the coding sequence ATGGCGCTTGCGCTGATACCGCGCGTGGGCTGCGTCGTGCTGGCGGCCGGCGCGTCCACGCGCTTCGACGGCAAGCATTCAAAACTGCTTGCAAACGTTCGCGGCATACCGCTCGCCCAGCATGCGATCGATGCTGCGTGCGCATCGCGTGCGCTGACCTGCACGCTGGTGCTCGGCGCGCACTCGGGGGTAGTTCGCGAAGGCCTCGAGACGCGGCGTTGCGCGGTTGTGGAGAACCGGCGCTGGAGCGACGGCATCGCGTCGTCCATACGCTGCGGTTTGCGCCTGCACGCAGCAGACGAGGCGTGCGTCATCCTCGTGGCTGACCAGCCGTTCGTGAGTCCGCGCGACGTGGACGCGCTCATCGCGGCCCACATCGCACGGCCGAGCGCCATCGTGGCGCTGCGCGCGGGGCGCGTGTGGGGCACGCCCGCGCTGTTCGTGCACCGAGATTTCGCCAAACTGCGCGCGCTGCGCGGGGATCGCGGAGCGAAGGCTTACATCAAGACGCAGTCAGCCCGGCTCGTCCTAGTCGAAGCACTTGATGCCCGCGCCTTTACCGACATCGACCGCAAATCCGACCTCGCGGCCATTACTCGAATGTAG
- a CDS encoding DUF72 domain-containing protein, protein MRVHVGTCGFSYKDWIGPFYPHGMKSPDMLEFYAEHFDAVEIDSTYYAVPKPQLFTNMAARTPPAFRFTVKAPGSITHVPADSEPPADDVRLFREALSPLLASKKLGAVLAQFPHAFRPNADAYRRLEQVREWWPDLSLVAEFRHREWQQSDAVKRLRELDVGWCNVDEPAFKTLLRPSADVTSSIGYVRFHGRNYDKWWKQERASHERYSYLYGDEELQAWAPRIADVAQEAEETFVFFNNHHLGRAAQNATEMSAILRPLMGPPLVPKPRPEQPRLL, encoded by the coding sequence GTGCGCGTTCACGTCGGCACGTGCGGCTTCTCGTACAAGGATTGGATCGGTCCGTTCTATCCGCACGGCATGAAATCGCCAGACATGCTTGAGTTCTACGCCGAGCACTTCGATGCGGTCGAGATCGACAGCACCTACTACGCCGTTCCCAAGCCGCAGCTGTTTACGAACATGGCGGCGCGCACGCCGCCCGCTTTCCGTTTCACGGTCAAAGCGCCCGGCAGCATCACGCATGTCCCCGCCGACAGCGAGCCGCCTGCCGACGATGTGCGGCTCTTCCGCGAGGCGCTCAGCCCGCTGCTCGCCTCCAAGAAACTGGGCGCCGTGCTCGCGCAATTCCCGCACGCGTTCCGTCCGAATGCCGACGCGTATCGCCGTCTGGAGCAGGTGCGCGAATGGTGGCCCGACCTTTCGCTCGTCGCCGAATTCAGGCATCGCGAGTGGCAGCAAAGCGACGCGGTGAAACGGCTCCGGGAACTCGACGTCGGGTGGTGCAACGTCGACGAGCCGGCATTCAAAACGCTGCTGCGGCCGAGCGCCGACGTGACCTCGAGCATCGGGTATGTGCGCTTTCACGGCCGCAACTACGACAAGTGGTGGAAGCAAGAGCGCGCTTCGCACGAGCGCTACTCGTACCTTTACGGCGACGAGGAGCTGCAAGCGTGGGCGCCGCGCATCGCAGACGTCGCGCAGGAAGCCGAAGAGACGTTCGTCTTCTTCAACAACCACCATCTGGGCCGCGCCGCGCAAAACGCGACCGAGATGAGCGCGATCCTCCGGCCGCTCATGGGTCCGCCGTTAGTGCCGAAACCGCGGCCTGAGCAGCCGCGGTTGTTGTAG
- a CDS encoding acylphosphatase: MPRLHVIARGMVQGVFFRVSAAEKAGDLGLTGWVRNRPDGGVEVLAEGRAQELESFKRWCAEGPPGAVVRKLEEFSEEATGEFASFRIIG, from the coding sequence GTGCCGCGCTTGCATGTGATCGCACGCGGCATGGTCCAAGGCGTTTTCTTTCGGGTCAGCGCCGCCGAAAAGGCAGGCGATCTAGGACTCACCGGCTGGGTGCGCAATCGGCCTGATGGCGGCGTCGAAGTGCTCGCCGAGGGACGCGCTCAAGAACTCGAGTCGTTCAAGCGCTGGTGCGCCGAAGGCCCGCCCGGCGCGGTCGTGCGAAAGCTTGAAGAGTTCTCGGAAGAGGCGACCGGCGAATTCGCCTCGTTTCGCATCATAGGGTAG
- a CDS encoding aromatic ring-hydroxylating dioxygenase subunit alpha, whose translation MRETAFAKASVPARAHGLPGRCFADGAIFAQERERVFASEWVCVGREEHVEQPGDFFLADVAGESLIVVRGNDQQVRAFFNVCRHRGTRLCSDERGTLTGSIQCPYHAWTYALDGRLSAARNMADVAGFDQTEYPLHQAALAAWNGFLFLNLAQKEEPFSQAFAPVAQRFARWHIGELRAARRIEYEVAANWKLVFQNYSECYHCPLIHPALEKLTPSDSGRNDLMEGAFLGGYMTFRRPGGTLTTSGATARRAVGEVGGDDLNRVYFYAIFPSLLLSLHPDYVMAHIVRPVNVAQTTIACEWLFDPSEIRRADFDPSDAVEFWDLTNRQDWRVCELSQLGVSSRAYVPGPYANQEGLLHAFDRHYLSRMQAPD comes from the coding sequence GTGCGCGAGACGGCGTTCGCAAAAGCCTCGGTTCCGGCGCGCGCGCACGGGCTGCCCGGGCGTTGTTTCGCCGATGGCGCGATCTTCGCGCAAGAGCGCGAACGCGTCTTCGCCTCGGAGTGGGTCTGCGTCGGACGCGAAGAGCACGTCGAGCAACCCGGAGATTTCTTTCTTGCCGACGTCGCCGGCGAAAGTCTCATCGTCGTCCGCGGCAACGACCAGCAGGTGCGCGCCTTTTTCAACGTATGCCGGCATCGTGGCACGCGCCTGTGCAGCGACGAGCGCGGCACGCTGACCGGCTCGATCCAGTGCCCGTATCACGCGTGGACCTATGCGCTCGATGGACGATTGTCGGCAGCGCGCAATATGGCCGACGTGGCCGGCTTCGATCAGACCGAGTATCCGCTCCACCAAGCCGCGCTGGCGGCCTGGAACGGCTTTCTCTTCCTCAACCTGGCGCAAAAGGAGGAGCCCTTCTCGCAGGCCTTCGCGCCGGTCGCGCAGCGATTCGCGCGCTGGCACATCGGTGAGCTGCGCGCGGCGCGGCGGATCGAGTACGAGGTCGCGGCGAATTGGAAACTGGTCTTCCAGAACTATTCCGAGTGCTATCACTGCCCGCTGATCCATCCGGCCCTCGAGAAACTCACGCCTTCGGACAGCGGCCGCAACGATCTGATGGAAGGCGCGTTCCTCGGGGGTTACATGACCTTTCGACGCCCGGGCGGCACGCTGACGACGAGCGGAGCGACGGCGCGCCGCGCGGTAGGCGAAGTCGGGGGCGACGACCTCAATCGCGTGTATTTCTATGCGATCTTCCCCTCGCTGCTGTTGAGCTTGCACCCGGACTATGTCATGGCGCACATCGTGCGGCCCGTGAACGTCGCTCAGACAACCATCGCGTGCGAGTGGCTGTTCGATCCATCGGAGATACGACGAGCAGATTTCGATCCCAGCGACGCCGTTGAGTTTTGGGATCTCACCAACCGGCAGGATTGGCGCGTGTGCGAACTCTCGCAGCTGGGCGTTTCGTCGCGCGCATACGTCCCCGGGCCATACGCGAACCAGGAAGGCTTATTGCACGCCTTCGACCGCCACTATCTCTCAAGGATGCAAGCGCCGGACTAA
- a CDS encoding zinc-ribbon domain-containing protein has product MSPVDPSVYCQRCGAPLPAGEQFCSKCGAAVPVSRETPGEPPVLAIPPEKGGTSKWVFVLIGCLVLLFAIPVILIVAAIVIPNFSRAREQAQLAQDEVNMRNIATALETYGVDNGRYPATLRELVPKYLPPPLPAVPGTKAAYVYHHPSADKRLGSYDIEDDGSLGRSMLGRLPNGPGGAPCGEECKYVVYGQSAGLIGKP; this is encoded by the coding sequence GTGAGCCCGGTGGACCCTAGCGTGTACTGCCAGCGCTGCGGCGCGCCGCTTCCCGCGGGCGAGCAGTTCTGCTCCAAGTGCGGAGCAGCCGTGCCGGTCTCAAGGGAGACGCCGGGCGAACCGCCGGTGTTGGCGATCCCGCCGGAAAAAGGCGGCACGTCCAAGTGGGTCTTCGTCCTCATCGGATGCCTCGTCTTGCTCTTCGCCATCCCCGTGATACTTATCGTAGCGGCCATCGTCATACCGAACTTCTCGCGCGCCCGAGAACAGGCTCAACTCGCTCAGGACGAAGTCAATATGAGAAACATTGCGACCGCGCTCGAGACGTACGGCGTCGACAATGGACGCTATCCGGCGACGCTTCGGGAACTCGTTCCGAAATATCTACCGCCGCCGCTGCCCGCCGTGCCCGGCACGAAGGCGGCCTACGTCTACCATCACCCCTCGGCCGATAAACGGCTCGGCAGCTACGACATCGAGGACGACGGCTCGCTAGGTCGATCGATGCTTGGACGTTTGCCGAACGGACCTGGCGGAGCGCCGTGCGGCGAGGAGTGCAAATACGTCGTGTATGGCCAGAGCGCCGGACTCATCGGCAAGCCTTAG
- a CDS encoding nuclear transport factor 2 family protein, whose amino-acid sequence MMLYFALVLLLASPTPAATANPNAAIQKAIDAGNDQYIAAWERGDADAYAALFAEDGDIVRGNGAIVHGRAAVHDYQKKVFSQLGMTKGTITTTDLVVDGDTAYEIGKYQFTFKPAKGAAETDLGRYLTIWGRQSDGSWKIKMDSGLTTSCA is encoded by the coding sequence ATGATGTTGTATTTTGCGCTCGTCTTGCTGTTGGCAAGCCCAACGCCGGCCGCGACGGCCAATCCCAATGCAGCCATACAAAAAGCCATAGACGCCGGTAATGACCAGTACATCGCGGCGTGGGAGCGCGGCGATGCCGACGCATACGCGGCGCTGTTCGCCGAAGACGGCGACATCGTGAGAGGGAACGGCGCCATCGTCCACGGCCGCGCCGCCGTGCACGACTATCAGAAGAAAGTCTTCTCGCAGCTGGGCATGACCAAGGGCACGATCACGACCACCGATCTCGTCGTTGACGGCGACACCGCCTACGAGATCGGCAAGTACCAGTTCACCTTCAAGCCCGCGAAAGGAGCCGCCGAAACCGACCTAGGCCGCTATCTCACGATCTGGGGACGCCAGTCCGACGGCTCTTGGAAGATCAAGATGGACTCCGGTCTGACCACGAGCTGTGCGTGA
- a CDS encoding class I SAM-dependent methyltransferase: MDERRIKNLVKAQFGAAAQAYVTSAGHAEGDDLRRLVELARLTGVERVLDVATGGGHTALAFAPHVREVVASDLTPEMLAAAETFAQSKGASNIRFRQAEAERLPFEDAAFDVVVTRIAPHHFADPERFVAEAARVLRPGGLFLLDDNMTPEDAELDAFMNRFEQWRDPSHVRAYTQTEWIRMIEHAGLAIELVDPLYPKRYEFDAWTARMRMPEPERRALERWLLAAPARCKEFFQLKVQDESVKSIAGYFGIIEGRKQVSKEQP; encoded by the coding sequence GTGGACGAGCGTCGAATCAAGAACCTGGTCAAGGCCCAGTTCGGCGCCGCCGCGCAGGCCTACGTCACCAGTGCCGGTCACGCGGAGGGCGACGATCTGCGGCGCTTGGTCGAGTTGGCGCGGCTCACCGGCGTCGAGCGCGTGCTTGATGTTGCGACCGGTGGGGGACACACGGCCCTGGCCTTCGCGCCTCACGTGCGCGAAGTCGTGGCCAGCGATCTGACGCCCGAAATGCTCGCAGCCGCGGAAACGTTCGCTCAATCCAAAGGGGCTTCCAATATCCGCTTCCGGCAGGCCGAGGCGGAGCGTTTGCCTTTTGAAGACGCTGCTTTCGATGTCGTCGTCACCCGCATCGCACCCCATCACTTCGCCGACCCCGAGCGTTTTGTCGCCGAAGCGGCGCGCGTGCTGCGGCCGGGCGGCTTGTTCTTGCTCGACGACAACATGACGCCGGAGGATGCGGAGCTCGACGCGTTCATGAACCGCTTCGAGCAGTGGCGCGATCCGAGCCACGTGCGGGCGTACACGCAGACAGAATGGATCCGCATGATCGAGCACGCCGGACTTGCGATCGAGCTGGTGGACCCGCTGTACCCCAAGCGCTACGAGTTCGATGCGTGGACGGCGCGCATGCGCATGCCCGAACCGGAACGCCGCGCGCTCGAACGCTGGCTCTTAGCAGCACCGGCGCGCTGCAAGGAGTTCTTTCAATTGAAGGTGCAGGACGAGAGCGTCAAATCTATCGCCGGTTATTTCGGCATCATCGAGGGGCGCAAACAGGTGTCAAAGGAGCAACCATGA
- a CDS encoding Rieske 2Fe-2S domain-containing protein yields the protein MSSESHADPAPKTPPQPDTPDEISRTRFMAQATVVLGGVVGLGLVVPLAATLWPKPELLSANKGWSSLSATEFAALKASIDKPVKITFTKKNVIDGYLVSDNSYYVWGVHMNAAEESQFREQRPDLFDPKSLGDVTFPVGTMGFVMFSSVCPHLQCKFDWDDGLKAFLCPCHGSQFSKFGVHMKKPDGSFIGPAPRGLDPVPFREQSGIAEVEWVKYFANVPYRMIVSYS from the coding sequence GTGTCGTCAGAGTCCCACGCCGACCCCGCACCGAAGACCCCGCCGCAGCCTGACACACCAGACGAGATCAGCCGGACACGCTTTATGGCCCAGGCGACCGTTGTTTTGGGCGGCGTGGTCGGACTTGGTTTGGTGGTTCCGCTCGCGGCCACGTTATGGCCCAAGCCCGAGTTGCTCAGCGCGAACAAAGGCTGGTCGTCGCTGTCCGCCACAGAATTCGCGGCGCTCAAGGCCAGCATCGACAAACCGGTCAAGATCACGTTCACCAAAAAGAACGTCATCGACGGATACTTGGTGAGCGACAACAGCTACTACGTCTGGGGCGTCCACATGAACGCCGCCGAGGAAAGCCAATTCCGCGAGCAGCGGCCGGATCTCTTCGATCCGAAGTCGCTCGGCGACGTGACGTTTCCCGTCGGCACGATGGGCTTCGTGATGTTCAGTTCCGTCTGTCCTCACCTCCAGTGCAAGTTCGATTGGGATGACGGCCTCAAGGCCTTCTTGTGTCCATGCCACGGCTCGCAATTCAGCAAATTCGGCGTGCACATGAAGAAGCCCGACGGTTCGTTCATCGGCCCGGCGCCGCGCGGGCTCGACCCGGTGCCGTTTCGCGAACAGAGCGGCATCGCCGAGGTCGAGTGGGTGAAGTATTTCGCCAACGTGCCGTATCGAATGATCGTCTCGTACTCATAA
- a CDS encoding cytochrome b N-terminal domain-containing protein, with translation MISWIEQRTGIVSALKEFLTEDIPGGASYWYVFGSVTLILLTMQIVSGIFLTFYYSPSALTAWESTKFIYEHVTFGQFMISLHDWGASAMIILVTVHLLQALVFGAYKRPREIQWAVGVTLFFFTLVLGFTGYLLPWDLNAYYATQVGINIAATVPIIGPQIASFLNDGSTLGTLTVSRFFGIHVWLTPALLIGLVGLHLFIFRHNGPAGPAADEKPKTVGRFYPEQIFMDTLVAFIAFLVVVALAVYMPTPLLPKADPNYGGFIPAPAWYFYSLYGILRIAPAGVLTLVATVVLPGVFSLVLFLLPWIDRNPSRAIAKRPFMMGVTALTIVAIVGLSAFAANAINAERKASPAGLTPVAGLGAPPPTPAPSGGATVAANVPDGKAIYDAKCASCHAAGGAGLPGAFPPLKGNKYVAGSPKAVIHTVLDGMNGKIVVNGQTYNGAMPAWKGSLTPAEVAAVVTYIRSLNGAKPVSVADVKSVK, from the coding sequence ATGATTTCATGGATTGAACAACGCACCGGCATCGTCTCGGCGCTCAAGGAGTTCCTGACCGAAGACATCCCGGGCGGGGCCAGCTACTGGTACGTCTTCGGTAGCGTGACGCTCATCTTGCTCACCATGCAGATCGTGAGCGGCATCTTCCTCACGTTTTACTATTCGCCGTCCGCCCTCACCGCGTGGGAGTCGACCAAATTCATCTACGAGCACGTCACGTTCGGCCAGTTCATGATCAGCCTGCACGATTGGGGCGCCTCGGCGATGATCATCTTGGTCACGGTGCACCTGCTGCAAGCGCTGGTCTTCGGCGCGTACAAACGTCCGCGCGAGATCCAATGGGCGGTCGGAGTGACCCTGTTCTTCTTCACGCTCGTCCTTGGTTTCACGGGCTATTTGTTGCCGTGGGACCTCAACGCTTACTACGCCACCCAAGTCGGTATCAACATCGCCGCCACCGTGCCCATCATCGGCCCGCAAATCGCGAGTTTTCTCAACGATGGCTCCACGCTCGGCACGCTCACGGTCAGCCGGTTCTTCGGCATCCACGTCTGGTTGACGCCCGCGCTGCTCATCGGGCTCGTCGGACTTCACCTGTTCATCTTCCGTCATAACGGTCCGGCTGGGCCGGCGGCGGACGAGAAGCCGAAGACGGTCGGGCGTTTCTACCCCGAACAGATCTTCATGGACACCCTCGTCGCATTTATCGCGTTCCTCGTTGTCGTGGCGCTCGCCGTCTATATGCCGACGCCGCTGCTTCCCAAAGCCGATCCGAACTACGGCGGCTTCATTCCGGCGCCGGCGTGGTATTTCTACTCGCTCTACGGCATCTTGCGCATTGCGCCGGCGGGAGTGCTCACGCTGGTCGCCACCGTGGTCCTGCCCGGCGTGTTCTCGCTCGTACTCTTCTTGTTGCCGTGGATCGACCGCAATCCAAGCCGGGCGATCGCCAAGCGTCCCTTCATGATGGGCGTCACCGCGCTCACGATCGTCGCGATCGTCGGCCTAAGCGCATTCGCAGCGAACGCGATCAATGCGGAGCGCAAAGCAAGTCCCGCGGGCCTCACCCCGGTCGCCGGCCTTGGCGCACCGCCCCCGACGCCGGCGCCGAGCGGCGGCGCTACCGTGGCAGCGAATGTGCCCGACGGCAAGGCGATTTACGACGCCAAGTGCGCGAGCTGTCACGCGGCCGGCGGCGCAGGTCTGCCCGGAGCGTTCCCGCCGCTCAAGGGCAACAAATACGTTGCCGGCTCCCCGAAGGCGGTCATCCACACCGTGCTCGACGGCATGAACGGCAAGATCGTGGTGAATGGACAGACGTACAACGGCGCGATGCCGGCTTGGAAGGGCAGCCTCACGCCGGCGGAGGTGGCGGCGGTCGTCACCTACATCCGCTCGCTCAACGGCGCGAAACCGGTGAGCGTGGCCGACGTCAAGTCCGTGAAGTAG
- a CDS encoding 4a-hydroxytetrahydrobiopterin dehydratase, protein MSTLADKTCIPCKGGVPPLDAGAVAFLMDQLGGGWEAVGDRKLRNEYAFKNFADALAFVVRVGAMAEEQGHHPDIYLAWGKVRIEVWTHKIDGLTESDFVFAAKCDALFRS, encoded by the coding sequence ATGAGCACACTCGCCGATAAGACCTGCATCCCGTGCAAAGGCGGCGTGCCGCCGCTCGACGCCGGCGCCGTGGCCTTCCTCATGGATCAGTTGGGCGGCGGCTGGGAAGCGGTCGGCGACCGCAAACTGCGAAATGAATACGCCTTCAAGAACTTTGCGGACGCGCTCGCGTTTGTGGTGCGGGTCGGGGCAATGGCGGAAGAGCAAGGCCATCACCCGGACATCTACCTCGCGTGGGGCAAAGTCCGCATCGAGGTGTGGACCCACAAGATCGACGGACTGACCGAGAGCGATTTCGTGTTCGCGGCGAAGTGCGACGCGCTTTTCCGGAGCTAA
- the moaA gene encoding GTP 3',8-cyclase MoaA, with amino-acid sequence MPPKDTRGRGLRDLRISVTDRCNFRCTYCMPKEVFGREFHFLPLQQLLSFEEITRLARIFISLGVEKIRLTGGEPLLRREIEKLVAMLAPLPGLRDLTLTTNGSLLASKARALKDAGLHRVTVSLDSLDDSVFRAMNDVDFPVDRVLGGIQAAIDVGLAPIKINVVIKRGVNEHGVRDMARHFRGTPCVLRFIEYMDVGTTNGWRLDDVVPATEIVRTIDKEFPLEPLPANYRGEVANRFRYRDGQGEIGVIASVTQPFCGDCTRARLSSEGLLYTCLFASLGHDLRAPLRAGKSDDEIAAQLGAIWGARDDRYSEMRTTQTSDLPKVEMSHIGG; translated from the coding sequence ATGCCCCCCAAAGACACGCGCGGCCGCGGGCTGCGCGACCTTCGCATTTCCGTCACCGACCGCTGCAATTTCCGGTGCACCTATTGCATGCCGAAAGAGGTCTTCGGACGCGAGTTCCACTTCCTGCCCCTGCAGCAGCTGCTCTCGTTTGAGGAGATCACTCGCCTGGCGCGGATATTCATCTCGCTGGGCGTGGAAAAGATCCGGCTCACGGGAGGCGAGCCGTTGCTGCGCCGCGAGATCGAAAAACTCGTCGCCATGCTCGCGCCGCTTCCCGGACTGCGCGATCTCACCCTCACCACCAACGGCTCGCTGCTCGCGTCCAAAGCGCGCGCGCTCAAGGATGCAGGACTTCATCGGGTCACGGTCAGCCTGGACTCGCTCGATGATTCCGTCTTTCGCGCGATGAACGACGTTGATTTTCCGGTCGACCGCGTGCTCGGGGGGATACAAGCCGCGATCGACGTCGGCCTGGCGCCCATCAAGATCAATGTCGTCATCAAGCGCGGCGTCAACGAACACGGCGTGCGCGATATGGCGCGTCACTTCCGCGGCACGCCGTGCGTTTTGCGTTTCATCGAATACATGGATGTCGGAACGACGAACGGCTGGCGTTTGGATGACGTGGTTCCGGCGACCGAGATCGTCCGGACGATCGACAAAGAGTTCCCGCTCGAGCCGCTGCCAGCGAACTACCGCGGCGAGGTCGCCAACCGTTTCCGCTACCGCGACGGGCAAGGCGAGATCGGCGTCATCGCCTCCGTGACGCAGCCTTTTTGCGGAGATTGTACGCGCGCGCGGCTCTCCTCAGAAGGGCTGCTCTACACCTGTCTGTTCGCTTCGCTCGGACACGACCTGCGCGCGCCGCTGCGCGCGGGTAAGTCCGACGACGAGATCGCCGCGCAGCTCGGCGCCATCTGGGGCGCCCGCGATGACCGCTACTCGGAGATGAGAACGACGCAGACCTCGGACCTGCCGAAGGTCGAGATGTCGCACATCGGCGGGTAG